Proteins found in one Synechococcus sp. LA31 genomic segment:
- the argC gene encoding N-acetyl-gamma-glutamyl-phosphate reductase: MASKRVAVIGASGYGGLQTLRLLQGHPELQVSFLGGERSSGKRWSELTPFLPLPGDPVVQTPDPAAIAEAADFAVLSLPNGLASTLVPPLLERGVKVVDLSADYRYSALDQWKEVYASEARAFPRNDSELCAEAVYGLVEWERERIATARLVAAPGCFPTASLLALTPLLKQGLIETAGIVVDAKTGTSGGGRAAKENLLLAEASEGVAPYGVVGHRHTSEIEQLSSRAAGRSIQLQFTPHLIPMVRGLLATVYGRLRDPGLTADDLTTLLEAAYRHAPCVQVLPVGTYPSTKWVRQTNKALLSVQVDRRTGQVIVMSAIDNMVKGQAGQGVQCLNLMAGLPAETGLPLLPFYP, from the coding sequence ATGGCCAGCAAGCGCGTTGCGGTGATCGGTGCCTCCGGGTATGGCGGACTGCAGACGCTGCGGCTGCTGCAGGGCCACCCCGAACTGCAGGTGAGCTTTCTGGGTGGTGAGCGCAGCAGCGGCAAACGCTGGAGCGAGCTCACCCCATTTCTGCCGTTGCCGGGTGATCCCGTGGTGCAGACCCCGGATCCAGCGGCGATCGCCGAAGCCGCCGATTTCGCGGTGCTGAGCCTTCCCAATGGCTTGGCTTCCACGCTGGTGCCGCCTCTGTTGGAGCGCGGCGTGAAGGTGGTGGATCTCTCCGCCGACTATCGCTACAGCGCTCTCGATCAGTGGAAAGAGGTCTATGCCTCTGAAGCTCGCGCGTTCCCTCGCAACGACAGTGAACTCTGCGCCGAAGCCGTGTACGGCTTGGTGGAATGGGAACGTGAGCGCATCGCAACCGCTCGACTGGTGGCGGCGCCGGGGTGTTTCCCCACCGCGAGTTTGTTGGCGCTCACCCCACTGTTGAAGCAGGGCCTGATTGAAACAGCCGGCATCGTGGTTGATGCCAAGACAGGCACCAGCGGCGGGGGACGTGCAGCCAAGGAGAATCTTCTTTTGGCTGAAGCCTCAGAGGGTGTGGCCCCGTATGGCGTGGTGGGCCATCGCCATACGAGCGAAATCGAACAACTGAGCAGCCGTGCCGCTGGCCGTTCTATCCAGTTGCAGTTCACGCCCCACCTGATCCCGATGGTGCGGGGTCTGCTGGCCACGGTGTATGGCCGCTTGCGCGATCCCGGTCTCACTGCCGACGACCTCACCACCCTGCTGGAGGCTGCCTATCGCCATGCTCCCTGCGTTCAGGTGTTGCCTGTGGGCACCTACCCCTCCACCAAGTGGGTGCGTCAGACCAACAAAGCCCTGCTCTCGGTTCAGGTGGACAGGCGCACCGGTCAGGTGATTGTGATGAGTGCCATCGACAACATGGTCAAAGGCCAGGCTGGCCAAGGGGTGCAGTGCCTGAATCTGATGGCCGGGCTTCCGGCGGAGACAGGCTTGCCGCTGCTGCCCTTCTATCCCTGA
- a CDS encoding DUF1257 domain-containing protein, with the protein MSHLSILPTVLREEDVLLKALDDLELPVVRGGFLTGFADQQEAVSLRTQLPDGLWLGWRRDATGRFALVGDLQQLGRCRSLQHLIGDITRRYAAHLALRTLQEELPSANAELIAGHQS; encoded by the coding sequence ATGTCCCATCTCTCCATCCTGCCAACCGTGCTCCGCGAGGAGGACGTTTTGCTCAAGGCGCTTGATGATCTGGAGCTACCGGTGGTGCGGGGCGGATTCCTCACTGGTTTTGCCGATCAACAGGAAGCTGTGAGCTTGCGCACGCAGTTACCAGATGGGCTCTGGCTCGGTTGGCGGCGTGACGCCACTGGTCGGTTCGCCTTGGTGGGCGATCTCCAGCAGCTGGGCCGCTGCCGTTCTCTCCAACACCTCATCGGTGACATCACGCGCCGTTACGCAGCTCATTTGGCCCTGCGCACGCTGCAAGAGGAGCTGCCCTCGGCCAACGCTGAACTGATCGCTGGGCATCAGTCCTGA
- the purN gene encoding phosphoribosylglycinamide formyltransferase — protein MGHGPTPVHQNVSEHNQAIQWPLPQEFQGSGETCLRLGVLASGSGSNFEALAQACQSGQLAANVCQLVVNNPGCGARERAERLGIPCIVHDHRGFSSREALDQALIDSFRRAQVDLVVMAGWMRIVTERLIDAFPERLVNIHPSLLPSFRGARAIEQALSAGVRITGCTAHLVSLEVDTGPILVQAAVPVLDGDTLQTLAARIHRQEHKILPHAVQLAAHRLALLSP, from the coding sequence ATGGGACATGGCCCGACGCCCGTTCATCAGAACGTTAGCGAGCACAACCAGGCGATCCAGTGGCCATTGCCACAGGAGTTTCAAGGCAGCGGGGAGACCTGTCTGCGGCTGGGCGTGCTGGCCTCAGGATCAGGTAGCAATTTTGAAGCTCTGGCGCAGGCCTGCCAGAGCGGCCAGCTCGCCGCCAACGTGTGCCAACTGGTGGTCAACAACCCCGGCTGCGGGGCCAGAGAGCGCGCCGAGCGACTGGGCATCCCATGCATCGTGCATGACCACCGTGGCTTCAGCAGCCGCGAAGCGCTGGACCAAGCACTAATCGACAGCTTCCGACGTGCCCAGGTTGATCTGGTGGTGATGGCGGGCTGGATGCGCATCGTGACCGAGCGGCTGATCGATGCCTTTCCGGAACGGTTAGTGAACATCCACCCTTCACTGCTGCCGAGCTTCAGAGGCGCCCGAGCCATTGAACAGGCCCTCTCCGCCGGCGTGAGAATTACCGGCTGCACGGCCCATCTGGTGAGCCTGGAGGTTGATACGGGACCCATCCTCGTGCAGGCTGCCGTACCTGTGCTGGATGGCGACACTCTGCAGACGCTGGCGGCCCGGATCCATCGGCAAGAACACAAAATCTTGCCCCACGCCGTGCAGCTCGCAGCTCACCGCCTGGCGTTGCTCTCACCCTGA